AAATGTCTCCATAAAAGTATCTGCCCGACTTTCTTGGCTGCGAAGCAAAATGACGATATCCGAGTAACGCAATTTTCTCTGTCGATTTTTTTCCTTGTCAAAGACTTGAAAATCGCTCGCCATCATTTCTTGAATTTTCTTTGCCACCATCCTCGCTTCTAAGGACATATTGCTCTCATCAACCTGCGCCTCCTGCGTTTCTAAAAGAAGTAACTGTGCAGACATATCGCTATGGCTCTCTTGATAATCTGCCCCCAAATGAAGTGCCACTTCATCATTATATAAAATTCCACCAAATTCCTTTCGCATCAGTTGAAAGAACACACTATTGACTGCTGAGAGCACTTCACTTCTGCTTCTAAAATTTTTGGAAAAGACAATCTTTCTCCCCTCTCCCTCCACCTGCTCACAATAAGGCAAAAATTGCTCAAACTTTTCCATAAACAAGGCCGGTTTTGCCTGTCGAAATCCATAAATAGACTGTTTGACATCACCAACCATAAAGACATTTTTCTTTTCAATTGCTCGAACCAGCTCCTCCTGCACATCATTGGAATCTTGATACTCATCAATATAAATTTCCTTAAATTGTCTTTGATATTCCTGTGCCACTGCTGACGGCTGTCCCTCATCCCACAAGATATCAAGTGCAAAGTGCTCTAGATCATTGAAATCTACAATATTTTTCTCCTTTTTCTTTTCCTGAAATCGCTCACCAAATTCTTTTGCAAGTCTTACCAATGTGGTGATGGTTTCCTCGTCCCCCCGAGTATCTTCCACAAGAAAACTTTTTTTGAGCTTATCTTTGACAACGCTCTTATATTCATCTCGAATGCCTTTGGCAAGATTTTTCAGTTCCTCATCTGCCTTTCCCTTTCTTACCGTTGGTAATCGCTCAAATTCAAATTGATCAAGTGCAAACTGTAATTCTTTCACTGATGAAGCTTCAAACAAATTCTTTGCCATCATTCGCTCTGCTTCAAACAGTGGAATATAAGGCTCTGGTCCATTCTCCTCATTACAGTAACGAATTGCCCGATCGATATGGTCAAGAATATTTTCTGCCACCAAGTGAAGACTCTTTTTTAAGTATTCTCCCCATATTGTTTCCCCAATATCTGCATTTACCTGCTCATCAAGCCATTTTTTCGGCCAGGCCTTACTCTGAGCCTCTTGATAAATCAGAAAAATAAAGGATCTCACCCTTTCATCACTCTTTGATGTCGCAAAGCCATTGACAAGCTTTAAAAAGTCTTCGCTCTTTTTTTCATATTCTTCCTCCATCAAATTGTCCATAACATCTTCTCTCATCAAGCTCAAAGTCTCCTGATCAGCAATCATAAAGGAAGGATCAAGGTCAATGTGATCCAAATTTTCGACAATAACCGTTCTACAAAAGCTATCAATCGTCGATATCCTTGCACAGTCCACAAGTGTGGCCTGCCTCTTTAATCTCAAGTACTGTACAGAAGTTGCTGGCGTTTCCCTCAACATATCTTCAATCTTTCTTTGAATGCGCTCCTTCATCTCCGAGGCCGCTGCCCTAGTAAATGTCATAATCAATAATTCGTCCACATCCACAGGATCTTTTTCATCTAGAATTCTCTCTAAAATTCGAGCCACCAGTACAGCTGTCTTTCCACTGCCCGCTGCCGCAGAGACAAGAATCCTTCCCCCTCTAGCATCAATCGCCCTCTTCTGATCATCTGTCCACGCCATCTATTTCCTCCCAAACTTTCTTCGCACTCATCTTTGGCAAGTTACTAAATTGAAATCCCTTTCTTCTCTTGTCAAAGCCACAGACCGAACGAAAGTTACAATAGTCACAACCAGTCTTTTTATCCCTCTTGATGGGATTGATTGCAATTGCTCCATCTAAAATCTCACTCGCCACTTCTTTGGTCTTATCTTTCACAAATTCCTGCATTTTTCGAAATCGCTTTGTGCTTGCCACACTTGATCTTACCTCTTCAATTTCTCCATTTTTTAAGAGGACAGGAATAACATCACTTTGGTCTTTAATTTCGCCATCCAAAAATCTAATCACTTCCATATCCGTATTGACCAATCCACTCGGTCGCAATGTCTTTAAAAACATCGCATCAATGGCTTCTTTGCTGTCCTTTGACTGTGCTTCAACGAAGACATCATCCAAATGATGATAAAACATTGCTCCAGGTACAATATTTTTTCCTTGATATCTTTCTCTCAACACATCTTCCATAGCAGATAAATACAACACTAACTGTATCTGTGTGCCATAATAGGTCAAATCTGGTGCCCACTCCGTGCTTCCTGTCTTATAGTCCACAATCTTGACCAGAACATCATCCCCATTTTCACAGATATCCACTCGGTCAATTTTTCCTCGTAACTTCAAAGTTCTTCCTTCCCCAAGATCAGCAGTCAGAGATTGAAGACCATCAAACTTTTGTTCAAAAGCATAGGGTTCAAATTTTCCTCTTCTCAATTGTTGCTGCAACACCCACATCGAACGCTTTGCCAACGCTAAGATGCGCTCAACTTGATAGCTACTCTTTGCACTATCACTATAAATCCCATGCTCATCATCAAGTTTGGCTGCCTGAACACATTCTTCCACCAATGCATCTCGAACGCCATCTTCCATATCCTGAATGCGAATTCTTTTCTTTCTCGCCAATGCAAATACCTTTTCCATCACCTCATGAACCAAATTTCCAATATCTACAGCTGCAAATCGACGAATATCTCTTGGGCTAAGTTCCAGTCCATATTTCAAAAAATGAGCATACGGACAGTTGATATATTCCTCAATTCTTGTCACACTTCCACTCAATTGCCGCCCGAAAAGCTCCTGTGCCACTTCCCTTGAAAGCCCTTTTTCTCTATAGACATAGGTTGCCGCATCTACTAGGCTCTTTGATTCTTCCACATAGTGATAAAGTGTCTGAAATAGATTTGGACTTTTTTCCCCATTTTGAATCTGACGAAGACTTTCAATCAATGCCTCTCTCGCTTCATAGGAACAGCGAATGGATTGGTATTGGCTGTCTTCCTCTACCTCCAAGTGCAAAAATAATTCCTGTACTAAGTGCAAAATTCCCGATGGGCGAAGTGCCTTTCCATCATTGCTTGCACCTGCATAGGTGAGAAATAGATAATGAGACTGCTTTGTCAGCATTAAATACAAATAAAATCTTTGAATAAAAACATCTTCTTTGATCGTCGGAGACAGAGCCACCCCCCAATCTTTTAACATCTGCTTTTCCCTATCATTTAACACTGTCCCTCTATCCTTGCTCGCTGGTACACTGCCCTCATTGATGCCCAAGAAAAAAATGGCACGAATGTGGGAAAGTCTCGTTCTTGTCAAATCTCCAAGAATAATACGGTCAATCGCTGCGGGAATCATTCCGACCTTGACTTGAGCAATGCCCGCATTCAATAGTTCCAAAAATTCCTTTCGCTTTAATTTTTCATCGCCAAGCAATTCTCCCATTTGTTCCAGCAAATCCATCACTTTATCATAGACTGCCTCAAAACCTCTGGCTCTTTGCAAATCTTTAGCATCTGCCTCTTGAAATCCCTTCGCCATTTCCACACATCGCTCTTCAATACCAAGTTTTTCAAAAATGGCAAAAATTGCGGCACTAATCTTATTTGCGGTCAACTCCTCTTCAGAAAAGACTTTCTTTAAAGGCAAAAGTTCCTCTAAAATGCTATCTTTAAAAGCATTGAGTTCCTCTATATTGATGCCTTTTAAGCTCCTTGGCACATAGTCCCATTGCTTTTCCATCGCCTTATAGCTTTTTATCCCCCTCGAAAGCATATAGTTGTCCATCATCCAAATCAATTTCTTCGGTCGTTCGACCATACAAGAACGTACATAGTGCATCACGCTCTCATAACTGTAGCCCTCAGCAATCACATTGAGTGCTGCACGCAAAAAATCGACCAATGGATTGTCACTGATGCTAATATTGTCATCCATATAGTAAGGAATTTCACAGTTGTCAAGCCTTTGCATCAAGTCTTCCTTGTAAACATTCATGTCCCCCATAATGACAGCAATCTCGCAAAAGCGATAGCCTTCTTCTTTGACCAGACGCAAAATCTCTCCTGTAATCACTCGAATTTCTGACATCGGATTTGTCGCACGAACCATTCGAATATGTCCATCTGCTGCCATCTTTTTTGTCCTATCATAGCGCAGAAAATGCTCCTCGAGATAGGCCAAATTTTCTTCATCCAAAAATCTCTTATAGGGACGAGAAAAAATCACATCTTCCTCGTGACAAATTCCATTTTTTGCTGCCAAATCGGTAATCTCTGCCACCATTGTCTTACTCATTAAAAATAAGTCGCTCTCTTCTCGTCTAGAATAGGCCTCCTCCTTTGTCGGAACAGTCACTGTAATGGTCACATCCTCCGCCTTAGATAAAAACATATCTATAATTCGCAATTGCACAGGTGTAAATCCTGTAAACCCATCCAGTACAATATGTGCTCCATCAATAATCTTGCTGCGATAAATCACCCGAGAAAGTACATCTAAAATCTCCTCCGTCGTAATATATTTTCCCGCAATAAATTCTTGAAATCCCGAATAAATTACCTCCATATCTTGCAATTTACTTCGCAAAGTCGGACGCAAATCTTGCTTTAAAAGTTCTCTTATCTTCTCTACATCCACACCATATTGAAAAAATTCTGAAATCATAGACTTCATATGGTCAATAAATCCCGCCTTGGAAAATTGATTGGCAAATACTTTTAATTCCTTCTTCTTTTCAAAGGCAACTTTTCTAATAATCATTGTTTTTCCAATATCATCAATGACATCTGGGTTTTGAATGCCAAGTTCATGAAAAATCCGATAGGCTAGGCGATTAAAACTCACCACATCAATATTGGATATCGCATGGCGGGGATGCATCGTCACCAAATCCTTCTGTGTCTGCATGGTTTGCTGTTCTGGAACAATAACAATATAATTCTCCTTCTCATTTTCCAAGGACTTGGCAATACAATCGGAAAACACATAGTGCGTCTTTCCGCTGCCCGAACCTCCCATTATAAATCGATATGACATTTTTTCTCTCCCTCATTGTTGATGTCAAAAAAAGAGACCGCTTCGGATCTCTTTTGTCTATGCATCTCCATAGATCGCTGCAATCTCTCTCGCCTGCAAATCTTTTTCATTTAAATCTAAGTATCTTCGATTTTTTGCACTCGAAGCGTATGTTGTATCAACACTTCTCCAAGTATCCCCAATCTTTACCTGATTCCAAGCATGAAGCTCACCACTAGAAATGATCTTCCCCTCCACATAGTGAACGCTCAAATTTGATGCCTTTGCCATCTTAAAAAATAGTTGTGCATATCCATTGCAAATTGCCTTCCCTTGCAATGCATGATATGCGGTATAATTTTGTAAGGTATCATCATATTGAACATGATCCAGTATATAATTTGAAATGACCGCCACCTTTTCTTCATCACTTAAATTTTGAATATTTTTCGCAAAATCCTGTACAAAGCGATTGACCACGGCATTTTCCTCAACATAGCGAACGACCTCTGCATCGCTCATCTTGGCCGACAAATAACTCTTTCCTTCCTTTTCCATAATTCTACAGGCAAAGGACAGCCAATCACTTCCATTGTCAAGGCGAGAATGCATATCACTAATATGGGTTAAATCTGGTGCAATTACCTCCGTATTTGTTGTATATGCACTGCGAAATGGCTCAGAGATTGAAAAATCTACCCTCGTCGTGTTATGTGGCATTCCCTTTTTGATTTGCTCATAGCGACTTTGAATCGCTTGATTCATTTGTTCAAAAATATCTCGAGTATAGGTACTGTCTACATTTTTTCCACTTCCATCCACATAGTAATGATCCTGTGTAAATGTTGATTTCAATACCACTCCATCTTCATAGCAACGCCAAGCCCCCTCATTTAATTTCCACGACTGCTGTGCTTGAGCAACAAAAGATGCAGTCAATACAAGAACGGCCGAAAAAACAGGAATCTTTAACCAGTTTTTTCTCATTTCACTCTCCTTATCTAAAATTGAAACTACAAAATATCATCTAAAAATATTTTAGCACAACAATATGGGATTTGGCAATTTTAGTACTACTATTTTCTTTAAAAAACATTTATAATGAAAATGTAACTTACAAAATCTTATGGAGGCTGCTATGAAAGAATTTACACCGGTAAAAGAAGGAAAGGTACGCGAGATTTATGATGTTGGCGACGCATTGATTATGGTTGCCACAGACAGAATTTCTGCATTTGACCACATTTTAAAGAACACAATCACCAAAAAGGGTGAGGTCTTGACAAAGATGAGTGCGTTTTGGTTTGATTTGACCAAGGACTTAATTCCAAACCATATGATTAGCATTGATGCCAAGGATATGCCAGAATTTTTTTCCTCAGAAGAATTTATTGGAAAATCAACACTGTGCAAGAAGTTAACCATGATTCCTATTGAGTGTATTGTGCGCGGCTACATCACCGGCAGTGGCTATGAGAGCTACAAAAAAAATAAGACTGTATGTGGAATTCCACTTCCTGACGGATTAAAGGATTGCTCAAAGCTTCCAACTGCCCTCTTTACTCCAAGCACAAAGGCAGAAATTGGGGACCATGACGAAAATATCGATTTTGATACCTGTGTAAATGTTTGTGAAAAGGCCTTTCCTGGCAAGGGGGAAAAGATTGCCAACGAAATTCGCGAAAAGGCTCTTGCTGTATACAATAAGTGTGCAGACTACGCCTTGACCAAGGGAATTATCATTGCCGACACCAAATTTGAATTTGGACTTGATGAAAATGACAATGTCATCTTGGCCGATGAAGTTTTAACTCCTGATAGCTCTCGCTTTTGGAGACTTGATGGCTATGAAGCAGGTCATTCTCAGCCATCTTTTGACAAACAATTTGTTCGTGATTGGTTAAAGGCTCATCCAGACAGCAACTATGACCTTCCACAAGATGTCATCGACAAGACCATTGCACTCTACAAAGAGGCTTATCATATGTTGACCGGACAGACCATCGAGTAATAAATAAGGAGAACCTCAAACCTTTAGCTTGGGGTTCTCCTCCACTTTTTATTGAACCTGATGCAACTGCCCATCAGCAATCATCTTTAATGTCATTGGCACAATCTCTTTGTTCTGATTCCAAACTGCTTCCATCTGCGATGGAGAAACTGGATTTCCACCGCTTCCCACCTCAATGGTAAGACTTGGAATACCCATTTTCATGATCGCCCAATCCTTATACCCTGCTGTGTCGAGAGATTGGAAATTGCCATCGATTCGATATCCTGTTCGCTGTCTTGCCTTATTTGCAAAATTTAAGGTCATATCTTTCAATGCACCTTTTTGTCCAAAGTTCCAGTAAATCACCTGTCCCTGTGTATGATAGCTGATGGTCGCATCAAACTTGACCTTTCTTGTCAAGTCCGCCAAAGCCTTTGACTCAATCTCGCTCTCTGGTGCTGTTCCTTTGTAGTGATCAGCTGAGCGATGTCCTAAATGATCCTGATAATTTTCCCACAAAGCATCAAAGTTTCGGTTCAAATCCACTCCATTGGCATTGGACTTCCACTGCTGAAGATAGGAAGCACTCAACTTCTTTTTATCAGCCTTGGCAATCTGACCAATTTGCTTTTTTACTGCCTCAGAGTGAACTCCTCCTAGTCCCGACTGGCTGATACTAATGCCATCTGGATTGGCCATTGGAATAATATGAACCTCTGTTGTCTCTAAGAGTTTACTCAATTCCACTCCCTCAAATGCGGCATTTGCTCCCTGGTCACTGAGCAATTGTACTAATTGACGCATCACCAACTGGCTGGTCATATACTCTCTTGCGTGTATTCCTCCAAAGACCAAGAGATGGTGCTTCGCATTTGGATTTCCAACTCGAATATCATACAACTTGTTGCCATCCACGGTCTGTCCAAGCTCATCTACTCTCACTGCAGTCTTTAAACTCTTCTGCAAAGAATCGATGTCCTTTTGAAACTCTCCATAGGTGTAAGTTTGACTCTGAAAACACAAATAATCTGTGGAACGAATCTCTATTTTCTTTTGCACACTCTCTGCCTGCTCTTCCTTTGCTGGCACTGTAGTCTCTTGCTTTTTCTCACTACTTTCCTCAGCTTTTGATTCCTGCTTAACCTCTGCAGATTTTGTTTCTTTTGCTGCCACAGCCTTTGGTGCATCAGTAATAATTCTTCGGTGTGCCGCCTCTGCCTCATTTGGACTTAAAGCAACCACCATTGCACCAGCACATAGTGATGTCAATAATAAAGCCATTCCTTTTTTCATTGTATGCCTCCTGTTCTGTTCCTACTTAAAACTTCACATTTTCTTCATCATAGTTTTTTTTATTCCCTATGTCAAGAAAAAGTGCCAAGCCACAGATTCCCTGCAACTTGGCACTTTCTTATACAATTATCTAGTGAATCCAATGCACAAATTAGAAATGGTCGTAGTGCTTGCCCTTCCAGTACATTGTCTTTGCCACCTCAGCCTTATCAGACAAAGTTACACCTTCCATAATCCATTTGTAGAATTCCTCAAATCCTGTTCGATCTACAATATAACCAATGTGTTCCTTTCCATCTGGAGCATTTGGATCGATGTACTTCTCTACAAATCCATAGGCATTCTTTACGATCTTTAGAATGCTATCCTCATCCACCCACTTAATAAAGTCTTCAGCAAGTCGAGGATTCTTCTTTCCAGTTCTTCCAAGAAGTACAAGGCGATAGTATTTTTCTTTGCTTCTTGTCCAAGCTCTCGTTGGACAAACTGTAATGCAGACACCACAGCCAATACATTTTTCCGTATCGCGAACAATCTTTCCATTGACTACCTTGAGTGCCTCAACACTCTTTGCCTTACAGCCCTTTACACAGGCCTCACAAGTCACACAGCGGTCAGGATCATATTGTGGCTCTGTCATTCCCATAATACCAAAATCATTCATGCGAACCTTGGCACAGTCATTTGAGCAACCTGTAAAGGCAACCTTAAAGTGCAAGTTATTTGGGAAAATTTGCTTCTCCATCTTCCTTGCAAACTCAGTTGTATCATAATTTCCAAATGGGCAGAGACGCTTTCCTGGGCAGGCAACAACATTTCTTGTTCCTGATGCCGCATATCCAGTGTCTCTCTTTTCCTGATTGGTCTGTACATGGTCAATAATAAGCTGAATCTCTTTGTTGACCGCATCCATATTTTCAATGCTGATTCCTGGAACCTCCACACCCTGACGGTTGGTAATAAAGATGGTTCCATTGCCATACTTTTGTGCAATCTCTGTAATTCTTTGCATACTCTCTGCATCAATATAGCCACCTGGCATTCTGATACGAGATGCTGTCTCGCCGCGCACCTTTGATACACGAAATGCATTTTTCTTTAACTTCTTTACATTAATATCCATAGCCATTTGTAGCACCTCCTAATCAATCAAGCTCTTGCTGTCCACATAGTTAAATACTGGACCATCGAGACAAATATAAGTATCATTGACCTTACAATGTCCACATTTTCCAATACCACAGCACATTTTTCGCTCATAGGAAACCCAAATGTTCTCTTCTTTCAATCCACGCTTCAATAGCTCAATTACAGAAAACTTCATCATTGCTGGAGGTCCAACAACCACAGCCTGTGCTGTTTCAACATTCTTTAATTTCAAATCAGGAATGTACTTCGTAACAAGACCAACATTTCCGGTATAGCCCTCTGCTTCCTTGTCCATCGTCAAAATCAAATCCATGTTCTTTTCCCAACGTGCAATATCATCTCTAAAGAGCATATCGGATGGACTCTTAAATCCTAAAATTACATGCTTATCCTGTGCATCCTTTGTTTCATTCAATGCATCAATCACTCCACGCACTGGCGAAACACCTGTACCACCGGCAACAACAACACATTCGCCATCTTGATATTGATTGACATCAAAGCCATTGCCATATGGACCACGGAGGAACAAAGTATCTCCGACATAATTTTCAAATACTTCATCTGTCACTCGACCAACCTTGCGGATAGTTAAGTCAACACTGTTTTTGGTAATTCCACTGACTGAAATTGGGGCCTCACCAAACTTTGGGATGGACACCTCAAAAAATTGTCCTGGCTTTACATCGCCCTCAAATGCCATGCGGAAGGTAAACTCCTTTTGTGTATGGCGAATAACTTCCAAAATCTTAGATGGAAATGGGATATAAGGATTAGTTCTCATTCGCTGCCTCCTTCTCGACCTCGGCTGTCACTTTATTGATGATATTTGAAAATGAAATGTACTCTGGACAGACCGTATCACACCTTCCACAGCCCACACACATATTGTAACCAAATCGCTTATTAAAATCGTAAATCTTATGCATAGTCTTAAAGCGCATGCGATCCCCATGATTCTTTCTGTACTCTCCGCCACCAGCGACATTCGTGTAGCCATCGACCATACAAGATGCACCAACTCTTCTTCTCTCACCTACTTTTCCATTGTCTGTGTAGAATACATCCTGCATTGTATAACAGGTGCAAGTTGGACACACATAGTTACATCTTCCACAGGCGATGCAGCGAGAATTATACTCCTCCCACATTTGAGAGCGGAAAATAGAAAGTGGCACATCCTTTGGTGTCTTTACTCTAGTTTGATTTTCTGTGACAAATCTTGGAACCACTTCCTGCTCTTTAATGGCATTCTTTGCAAATACATTCTCAAGAGCTTCATCCTTTAACTGGCAATGAAATTGACCATCAATATAATCTACAGAAAATAGATAATCTAAGTCATCTGCACGATTTGTTCCCATATCCACACAGAAACAATCTTCATAAGAATGTCCACAGCCAATCAGAGCAAACTTTACCTTATCTCTGATACGAGCATAGAAATAATCCTCCTCACGACCATTGTGAAGATAAATTTGGTCCAGTCTCTTGAGTGCATTTAAATCGCAACTTCTCAAGAAGACAACGACCTCTCTTGTATCCTCATCAGCTTCCTTTACATCATTTTCTGTAAAGAAGAATAATGTCTGTGAGAGCGGAGTGAGAATTTCTTTAAATGAATAATCAGACTTTTTCTCCCACTCAATATCCGCTGCCTCATTGACAAACTCGTAGCGCACAACATCAGTATCCGTAAATCTACCTTCTCCCACCTTGAGCACTGGTGCATAGATACGATACTTTGAGTGCAAATTGCGGACTACTTCATTAAATCCGCCGGACAAAAATATAAAACCTTTTTTCCCCATACTTTCTCCT
This region of Lachnospiraceae bacterium oral taxon 096 genomic DNA includes:
- the asrB gene encoding anaerobic sulfite reductase subunit B, with product MRTNPYIPFPSKILEVIRHTQKEFTFRMAFEGDVKPGQFFEVSIPKFGEAPISVSGITKNSVDLTIRKVGRVTDEVFENYVGDTLFLRGPYGNGFDVNQYQDGECVVVAGGTGVSPVRGVIDALNETKDAQDKHVILGFKSPSDMLFRDDIARWEKNMDLILTMDKEAEGYTGNVGLVTKYIPDLKLKNVETAQAVVVGPPAMMKFSVIELLKRGLKEENIWVSYERKMCCGIGKCGHCKVNDTYICLDGPVFNYVDSKSLID
- the asrC gene encoding sulfite reductase subunit C — translated: MDINVKKLKKNAFRVSKVRGETASRIRMPGGYIDAESMQRITEIAQKYGNGTIFITNRQGVEVPGISIENMDAVNKEIQLIIDHVQTNQEKRDTGYAASGTRNVVACPGKRLCPFGNYDTTEFARKMEKQIFPNNLHFKVAFTGCSNDCAKVRMNDFGIMGMTEPQYDPDRCVTCEACVKGCKAKSVEALKVVNGKIVRDTEKCIGCGVCITVCPTRAWTRSKEKYYRLVLLGRTGKKNPRLAEDFIKWVDEDSILKIVKNAYGFVEKYIDPNAPDGKEHIGYIVDRTGFEEFYKWIMEGVTLSDKAEVAKTMYWKGKHYDHF
- a CDS encoding peptidase yields the protein MKKGMALLLTSLCAGAMVVALSPNEAEAAHRRIITDAPKAVAAKETKSAEVKQESKAEESSEKKQETTVPAKEEQAESVQKKIEIRSTDYLCFQSQTYTYGEFQKDIDSLQKSLKTAVRVDELGQTVDGNKLYDIRVGNPNAKHHLLVFGGIHAREYMTSQLVMRQLVQLLSDQGANAAFEGVELSKLLETTEVHIIPMANPDGISISQSGLGGVHSEAVKKQIGQIAKADKKKLSASYLQQWKSNANGVDLNRNFDALWENYQDHLGHRSADHYKGTAPESEIESKALADLTRKVKFDATISYHTQGQVIYWNFGQKGALKDMTLNFANKARQRTGYRIDGNFQSLDTAGYKDWAIMKMGIPSLTIEVGSGGNPVSPSQMEAVWNQNKEIVPMTLKMIADGQLHQVQ
- the asrA gene encoding anaerobic sulfite reductase subunit AsrA, which translates into the protein MGKKGFIFLSGGFNEVVRNLHSKYRIYAPVLKVGEGRFTDTDVVRYEFVNEAADIEWEKKSDYSFKEILTPLSQTLFFFTENDVKEADEDTREVVVFLRSCDLNALKRLDQIYLHNGREEDYFYARIRDKVKFALIGCGHSYEDCFCVDMGTNRADDLDYLFSVDYIDGQFHCQLKDEALENVFAKNAIKEQEVVPRFVTENQTRVKTPKDVPLSIFRSQMWEEYNSRCIACGRCNYVCPTCTCYTMQDVFYTDNGKVGERRRVGASCMVDGYTNVAGGGEYRKNHGDRMRFKTMHKIYDFNKRFGYNMCVGCGRCDTVCPEYISFSNIINKVTAEVEKEAANEN
- a CDS encoding PD-(D/E)XK nuclease family protein; protein product: MSYRFIMGGSGSGKTHYVFSDCIAKSLENEKENYIVIVPEQQTMQTQKDLVTMHPRHAISNIDVVSFNRLAYRIFHELGIQNPDVIDDIGKTMIIRKVAFEKKKELKVFANQFSKAGFIDHMKSMISEFFQYGVDVEKIRELLKQDLRPTLRSKLQDMEVIYSGFQEFIAGKYITTEEILDVLSRVIYRSKIIDGAHIVLDGFTGFTPVQLRIIDMFLSKAEDVTITVTVPTKEEAYSRREESDLFLMSKTMVAEITDLAAKNGICHEEDVIFSRPYKRFLDEENLAYLEEHFLRYDRTKKMAADGHIRMVRATNPMSEIRVITGEILRLVKEEGYRFCEIAVIMGDMNVYKEDLMQRLDNCEIPYYMDDNISISDNPLVDFLRAALNVIAEGYSYESVMHYVRSCMVERPKKLIWMMDNYMLSRGIKSYKAMEKQWDYVPRSLKGINIEELNAFKDSILEELLPLKKVFSEEELTANKISAAIFAIFEKLGIEERCVEMAKGFQEADAKDLQRARGFEAVYDKVMDLLEQMGELLGDEKLKRKEFLELLNAGIAQVKVGMIPAAIDRIILGDLTRTRLSHIRAIFFLGINEGSVPASKDRGTVLNDREKQMLKDWGVALSPTIKEDVFIQRFYLYLMLTKQSHYLFLTYAGASNDGKALRPSGILHLVQELFLHLEVEEDSQYQSIRCSYEAREALIESLRQIQNGEKSPNLFQTLYHYVEESKSLVDAATYVYREKGLSREVAQELFGRQLSGSVTRIEEYINCPYAHFLKYGLELSPRDIRRFAAVDIGNLVHEVMEKVFALARKKRIRIQDMEDGVRDALVEECVQAAKLDDEHGIYSDSAKSSYQVERILALAKRSMWVLQQQLRRGKFEPYAFEQKFDGLQSLTADLGEGRTLKLRGKIDRVDICENGDDVLVKIVDYKTGSTEWAPDLTYYGTQIQLVLYLSAMEDVLRERYQGKNIVPGAMFYHHLDDVFVEAQSKDSKEAIDAMFLKTLRPSGLVNTDMEVIRFLDGEIKDQSDVIPVLLKNGEIEEVRSSVASTKRFRKMQEFVKDKTKEVASEILDGAIAINPIKRDKKTGCDYCNFRSVCGFDKRRKGFQFSNLPKMSAKKVWEEIDGVDR
- a CDS encoding phosphoribosylaminoimidazolesuccinocarboxamide synthase; the protein is MEAAMKEFTPVKEGKVREIYDVGDALIMVATDRISAFDHILKNTITKKGEVLTKMSAFWFDLTKDLIPNHMISIDAKDMPEFFSSEEFIGKSTLCKKLTMIPIECIVRGYITGSGYESYKKNKTVCGIPLPDGLKDCSKLPTALFTPSTKAEIGDHDENIDFDTCVNVCEKAFPGKGEKIANEIREKALAVYNKCADYALTKGIIIADTKFEFGLDENDNVILADEVLTPDSSRFWRLDGYEAGHSQPSFDKQFVRDWLKAHPDSNYDLPQDVIDKTIALYKEAYHMLTGQTIE